tgtgtatatatatatatatgtttatttttttttacgtttcACCCAGGTTAAGATTCATTCAGACAATTGACATTGTACATTCTTTTTCTaacagtgtgaaaatgtaataaatgactgaattgTTTCTATTTGTAGCTTTTGTTCAGTAGCTAAAGCATTATGGAGTATTATATACTGGAGTGTAGTATACAGTGTGGTCCTCACAGGACAGtgtagaccgcctgggaataccagcTGCtggaagcttttttttattttttttttactgtaatttccATCCAGTCAACAGTCAGCATCACTACTAAACCTGTATACATGCTGACCTCTCAATCACAAACTAAGAGTGTGCAGACTGTGGATGTCATGTTTTCGGGTGCATAAAAGCTTCTTTGTCTCGTATATTAATAGCATGGCACTTCATCGGTACACATTCTACCATGGCTGAAATCAAGCCAACACCCACAACATCTGCATGTAGAGGAAgtgatttgggtgaaccgaCCCTTTACCAACACTTTACTGGCTATTGTGTAAAAATCCTTACAAAAGACGTAGATGTTCCAATCTCAACTTTTATTACAAACCAAAAATGCCTTTACATCTATGAAGAAACACcagtgtatagtgtgtgtgagtcgtcagtctgtgtgtacagtgtgtgctgaTGTGAGGGGGTGGAAGATTCGTTTAAAGCCGATCTGGTGAAAACAGCCGTGATGCGAAATGAGCCATGTTTCATCATTCGcaacacatttatcatttaaggAAAGCGGCCTCAAGGGTCATATCACGACTGTTTTAATTATCATCACTCGATAATCTATCACTCCATCTTCTCTCCGTTCATGTTAGTCACTTCCACCGTCATCAGCTGAAACTGGCTGGATGTGCGCTTCTGTCGGTCTAATAGCTCTTGGTGGTCTCGTATGTGTCTGGGAACGGGAGGCTGACGTGTCCACTCCCAGCCACTAGAGGCAGGATTCCGGCGTTGGGAACAACGTTCCATGACAGCGTCAGAGTGATGTTCTTATTGGccctggaggagagacagacgtGACGGTCAGCCAATCACGGTTCATAACAGATGTACAAAGTTGACACCGACTGTTGGCCATAttggttgtttacgaaaatgcctcaaTCCCACCCCGTATTAGATAAACGGGTCGGCTGGAAATCTGTTCACGTTCACGTCACAACTATGTAAAGTTTGCCATCACATATCAGGCTGTGACAAAACTAGAATCAACCTGTAGCAGTTGTATCTGGCATTGTCTGATATTATAGTCCCACGCTACGTTTTACGGTGCTGTAACTTAACCCTAATTTGGAAGTTAGCAAAAGTTAAAAAGCAAGACTGAAGGTGCAGCccatgttttacagctgcttgtgtaaaatgtgtcaagTCTTCATCCGTAAAGTAATTAGCAGCTATGATTAAGTGTGAAGCAAATAGTACAATACTTATCTCTAAAACGCAGTGAAGTAGaggtataaaatggaaatactcaagtaaaagtacaagtacctccaaATTGTACTGAATCgctgtgttcgtgtgtgtgtgtgtgtctaacctGAGTCCGTTCCCGTCATCGAAGAAGAAGTATTTGGACTTCATGTCTCTGAGGTTCAGTTTGGTGTTTTCACCTCGAAGTATGATCTTATCCCACAGCACCACCTGGTTcagagactgacacacacacacacacagattattttcagttaatttcAGTAACAATGTGTCCTGATTCATCCCCCACCCCGCTACTGACAGCAATCACTAACAGAACTGTATGTTCCTGATCACACGCTGATCTGAACCAACCAAAACACAGGCATACAAACACGACCTGATCATAATTCCACTTCTTAATGAAACACCAataatgcgtgtgtgtgtgtgtattattacTCACATTGCTCTTTGTGGCATACTCAGCGGACAGATacagaaacagctgtttgaCGTTCCAATCAAAAATTGGCTGCAAATGTAGGAAAAGTTCAGGAACAACAAGAGAGCTCCCAACTGTGTCTTGCTCCACATAGGGACCATGTCAACACCATAACAGAGCAGAAACTCAGGACTCAACCTGTTACTATGCAACACAGAACAACTGCTGTAGAAACCAGCTCCAATGAAGAGAGTCAGCTGTGGGCCACAAGTTGagtatttctttacatttagtCAAATAGTCCCTATTAAAAATCTTCTTAACAGTGCAACTACCGATGTAAAGAgaactatcactggattactctGATTCTGAAGAAAACTTGATCATTTTCAAGCAAGTTCTGCAGggtttttctctctgatttcGAATGTGATTTTgtggaggtttattctggatgGATTTCGAGCGGCAGCATTCTGAAGGATATCAgctgagaggtcaaaggtgatgAACCCCAGATCACTGCGCTCTCTGGGCCCCGTGAAGTCATCGACGTTCTTCCTGTTAAACCGGGAGAGAGAAcgaagagagacagatgaaggcAACAGGAGGACCGAGAGACTCCAACCATAAAAAAACCCACATACATTTAATGAAACAACCGTGGAACATGCTTGTAATGCAATTAATAACATGAATTTCACG
The sequence above is a segment of the Enoplosus armatus isolate fEnoArm2 chromosome 2, fEnoArm2.hap1, whole genome shotgun sequence genome. Coding sequences within it:
- the spcs3 gene encoding signal peptidase complex subunit 3; the encoded protein is MNTVLSRANSLFAFSLSVMAALTFGCFITTAFKDRRVPVDIHVSKVMLKNVDDFTGPRERSDLGFITFDLSADLQPIFDWNVKQLFLYLSAEYATKSNSLNQVVLWDKIILRGENTKLNLRDMKSKYFFFDDGNGLRANKNITLTLSWNVVPNAGILPLVAGSGHVSLPFPDTYETTKSY